From the genome of Haloterrigena sp. KLK7, one region includes:
- a CDS encoding MFS transporter, translating to MTVPTESASGTALSPWPRGWKGYTALILAWQVAASGCFYAVYAVTPFVRAQFGVSTTRVGFLLTALMLGYTVCVAPVGRLIDRYGEPRVLVVGLTGLGATTVLVTVVSSYLALLGVVAVLGAFYATAIPGTNKAVFSAIPEERLNVSMGIKQMGVTAGSGLSSLLVPLSASRVGWELAFLGAGAVAAVVTLAFHGCYDVGGAGADETGTPLRTHLGDLEYVLLVAAGFFLGAGLFTTVGYAILYVTDVVGASSVFAGATLAAAQATGSVGRIGFGWIADNCFGSLTRSTLVLLAIQASASTVLFAAIPLVETPLAVLLSFALLGTFILGFTGVYYSCIGSIVPDDGIGSATAGGQLALNSGALVAPATFGYIVDARGYGDAWPLLACATSVSFVLFLLLIGRRSRRA from the coding sequence ATGACCGTTCCGACCGAGTCCGCGTCGGGTACCGCTCTCAGTCCGTGGCCGCGCGGCTGGAAGGGGTACACCGCCCTCATTCTCGCCTGGCAGGTCGCCGCGAGCGGCTGTTTCTACGCCGTTTACGCGGTCACGCCGTTCGTTCGGGCGCAGTTCGGCGTTTCGACGACCCGCGTCGGATTCCTGCTGACCGCGCTGATGCTCGGGTACACGGTCTGCGTCGCACCCGTCGGCCGCCTCATCGATCGGTACGGTGAGCCTCGAGTGCTGGTCGTCGGCCTGACCGGCCTCGGCGCGACTACCGTCCTCGTCACCGTCGTCTCGTCGTATCTCGCCCTGCTGGGCGTCGTCGCCGTCCTCGGCGCCTTCTACGCGACGGCGATTCCCGGGACGAACAAGGCCGTCTTCAGCGCGATCCCGGAGGAGCGGCTCAACGTCTCGATGGGGATCAAACAGATGGGCGTGACCGCCGGGAGCGGTCTCAGTTCGCTGCTGGTCCCCCTCAGTGCGAGTCGCGTCGGCTGGGAACTCGCGTTTCTCGGGGCGGGCGCGGTCGCGGCCGTCGTCACCCTCGCGTTCCACGGCTGTTACGACGTCGGGGGTGCCGGCGCCGACGAGACCGGCACGCCGCTCCGGACGCACCTCGGCGACCTCGAGTACGTACTGCTCGTCGCCGCGGGATTCTTCCTCGGCGCGGGGCTGTTCACCACGGTCGGCTACGCGATCCTCTACGTGACCGACGTCGTCGGCGCGAGTTCGGTCTTCGCCGGCGCCACCCTCGCGGCCGCGCAGGCGACCGGGAGCGTCGGCCGCATCGGATTCGGGTGGATCGCCGACAACTGCTTCGGGTCGCTGACGCGCTCGACGCTGGTGCTCCTCGCGATTCAGGCGAGCGCCTCGACGGTCCTCTTCGCGGCGATCCCGCTCGTCGAAACGCCGCTCGCCGTCCTGCTCTCGTTCGCGCTGCTCGGCACGTTCATCCTCGGCTTCACGGGCGTTTACTACTCGTGTATCGGCTCGATCGTGCCGGACGACGGGATCGGGAGCGCCACCGCGGGCGGCCAGCTCGCGCTCAACTCGGGCGCGCTCGTCGCGCCGGCGACGTTCGGCTACATCGTCGACGCTCGCGGCTACGGCGACGCGTGGCCGCTACTCGCGTGTGCCACGTCCGTCTCGTTCGTCCTGTTCCTGCTGCTCATCGGTCGCCGCAGTCGACGAGCGTGA
- a CDS encoding SRPBCC family protein: MDRILLSTLVYRPPEEVFPYVRSFTDYPRYSEHLKDVRVHGDGDVGSVYDLKLAWWKLSYTARSEVVAVDAPSSLEWRLTNDLDARGEWRVEPEPESAPEGEETASRIYFEAVYDPHSADENALSLPRFVSLDWVIKKVEPKLLGEAEEVVQRLVADIEGRPREVELTVHEMP; encoded by the coding sequence GTGGACAGAATTCTCCTCAGTACACTCGTCTATCGCCCGCCCGAGGAGGTCTTTCCGTACGTGCGGTCGTTTACCGACTATCCGCGGTACTCGGAACACCTCAAGGACGTTCGCGTTCACGGCGACGGCGACGTCGGCTCGGTCTACGACCTGAAGCTGGCGTGGTGGAAGCTCAGTTACACCGCCCGCTCGGAGGTCGTCGCCGTCGACGCGCCGTCGTCGCTCGAGTGGCGGCTGACGAACGACCTCGACGCCCGCGGCGAGTGGCGCGTCGAACCGGAGCCCGAATCGGCCCCCGAGGGCGAGGAGACGGCGAGTCGGATCTACTTCGAGGCGGTCTACGATCCGCACTCGGCCGACGAGAACGCGCTCTCGCTTCCCCGGTTCGTTTCGCTGGACTGGGTCATCAAGAAGGTCGAACCGAAACTCCTCGGAGAGGCCGAGGAGGTCGTCCAACGGCTCGTCGCCGACATCGAGGGCCGTCCCCGCGAGGTCGAGCTGACGGTCCACGAGATGCCCTGA
- a CDS encoding DASS family sodium-coupled anion symporter yields MIHGRISQSNRRIIQFLVAVIGTIAIAAAPSPTGLSVAGQYAIATMFFAGVLWVTGTLPLAVTALTIPLLLTGTGVYDDMDVALSGFADHIIFLFLAGFMLANAIQKYDIDRRIALYTIAKMGSSPRRLILAIMLVTAVLSMWVSNTATTAMMTPIAVGVLTQVLDRDDLASVEDSAPDDRPTETAADGGAVESAPRAEFTNIQISMLLGTAYAASVGGVGTIIGTPPNAILVGQLNAILDYEIGFADWFLVGFPIVVVTLPLVWLLLTYVLYPPEVPDVAEARATAREQLEAEGALSPRGKRVAAIFAATAGLWMIGGLGEFFEPYLSSVWMTSLFGGEGMTIFGVEGHQGLLYYVMVGVAAVPALVLADTMEWDELVDIDWGTLLLFGGGISLANALADTGATEWIAQTVFSGLVGAPILLVIGSVVLLVIFLTEMTSNAATTSIIVPVLISLGSVFSATLGLTDFSTALFLAVAGTIAASFAFALPVATPPNAIVFGSGYIKQRHMLRTGLILNGIMTAVLTALIWFLFTFVWPHMLW; encoded by the coding sequence ATGATACACGGTCGCATTAGTCAGTCTAACAGGCGAATCATCCAGTTCCTCGTTGCAGTGATCGGAACGATCGCGATCGCCGCCGCACCGTCTCCGACCGGGCTCTCGGTGGCGGGCCAGTACGCGATCGCGACGATGTTCTTCGCGGGCGTTCTCTGGGTGACCGGCACGCTACCGCTGGCGGTCACCGCACTGACGATCCCGCTCCTGCTGACGGGTACCGGCGTCTACGACGACATGGACGTCGCGCTATCGGGGTTCGCCGATCACATCATCTTTCTGTTTCTGGCGGGCTTCATGCTCGCGAACGCGATCCAGAAGTACGACATCGACCGGCGGATCGCGCTGTACACCATCGCCAAGATGGGGAGTTCGCCGCGGCGGCTGATCCTCGCGATCATGCTCGTGACCGCCGTATTGTCGATGTGGGTCTCGAACACCGCGACGACCGCGATGATGACGCCCATCGCGGTCGGCGTCCTCACGCAGGTGCTCGATCGCGACGATCTCGCGTCGGTCGAGGACTCGGCTCCCGACGACCGGCCGACCGAAACGGCCGCCGACGGCGGAGCCGTCGAATCGGCGCCGCGGGCCGAATTCACGAACATCCAGATCTCGATGCTACTGGGGACCGCCTACGCGGCGAGCGTCGGCGGCGTCGGTACGATCATCGGCACGCCACCGAACGCGATCCTCGTCGGCCAACTGAACGCCATCTTGGATTACGAAATCGGGTTCGCCGACTGGTTCCTCGTCGGCTTCCCGATCGTCGTCGTGACGCTCCCGCTGGTCTGGCTCCTCCTCACCTACGTCCTCTACCCGCCGGAGGTTCCGGACGTCGCCGAGGCGCGAGCGACCGCCCGGGAGCAACTCGAAGCGGAGGGCGCGCTCAGTCCGCGCGGTAAGCGAGTCGCCGCGATCTTCGCCGCGACGGCCGGCCTCTGGATGATCGGCGGTCTCGGCGAGTTCTTCGAACCGTACCTCTCGAGCGTCTGGATGACGTCGCTGTTCGGCGGCGAGGGGATGACGATCTTCGGCGTCGAGGGCCATCAGGGGCTGCTGTACTACGTGATGGTCGGCGTCGCCGCGGTGCCCGCGCTCGTGCTGGCCGACACGATGGAGTGGGACGAACTGGTCGACATCGACTGGGGGACGCTGCTGCTGTTCGGCGGCGGCATCTCGCTGGCGAACGCCCTCGCGGACACGGGCGCGACCGAGTGGATCGCGCAGACGGTCTTCAGCGGCCTCGTCGGCGCGCCCATCCTCCTCGTCATCGGTTCGGTCGTCCTGCTCGTCATCTTCCTGACCGAGATGACGTCGAACGCCGCGACGACGAGTATCATCGTTCCCGTCCTGATCAGTCTCGGGAGCGTCTTCTCGGCGACGCTCGGTCTCACCGACTTCTCGACGGCGCTGTTCCTCGCCGTGGCCGGCACGATCGCCGCGAGCTTCGCGTTCGCGCTCCCGGTCGCGACGCCGCCGAACGCCATCGTGTTCGGGAGCGGCTATATCAAACAGCGCCACATGCTGCGGACGGGGCTCATCCTCAACGGAATCATGACCGCGGTACTGACCGCGCTCATCTGGTTCCTGTTCACCTTCGTCTGGCCGCACATGCTGTGGTGA
- a CDS encoding M48 family metalloprotease, whose amino-acid sequence MLATIAFVLALALGPFVAFRAYAHRVESTDASVEDRLHRLNRVQQGGGFVLPIAAVIGLHLLELVERTTDAVGAMGPELFGIGVLEFAVITVVSFGLAALPLVSMALGTYPTVRSLRDTSASPWRIAKGVLAVMGIVAVTAAISIGGFLAFLSTVDPSLPLLVGGFAVLVAAVYGLSPYLIAVFQDRVPLEGDDRERVERLCRELGYRPRGLYLLEGESTKTANALVAGTVPGFRYVFLTDYLLAECDDDELRAILAHEFGHVAGRHLWQRSLLTVAVFGGWMVGFEPLGIGALEERFGFLGIFLPLMALFALYQVVLLGGLARWQEFRADAYAARQAGRDATLAALETLADANDTRRDAGLLYTLATQHPSIDDRLEAVRDAGGRDGDDGADRPPVAPTE is encoded by the coding sequence ATGCTCGCGACCATCGCGTTCGTGCTCGCGCTGGCTCTCGGTCCGTTCGTCGCCTTCCGCGCGTACGCTCACCGGGTCGAGTCGACGGACGCATCGGTCGAGGACCGCCTCCACCGGCTCAACCGGGTCCAGCAGGGCGGCGGGTTCGTCCTGCCGATCGCCGCCGTGATCGGCCTCCATCTCCTCGAGCTGGTCGAGCGGACGACCGACGCCGTCGGGGCGATGGGTCCCGAACTGTTCGGGATCGGCGTCCTCGAGTTCGCCGTCATCACGGTCGTCTCGTTCGGGCTGGCCGCCCTCCCGCTGGTGTCGATGGCGCTCGGGACGTATCCGACGGTCCGCTCGCTGCGGGACACGTCGGCATCGCCGTGGCGGATCGCGAAGGGCGTCCTCGCGGTGATGGGGATCGTCGCCGTCACGGCCGCGATATCGATCGGCGGCTTCCTCGCGTTCCTGTCGACCGTCGATCCGTCGCTCCCGCTCCTCGTCGGCGGCTTCGCCGTCCTCGTCGCCGCCGTCTACGGCCTCTCGCCGTACCTGATCGCCGTCTTTCAGGATCGGGTCCCCCTCGAGGGCGACGACCGCGAGCGGGTCGAACGGCTCTGTCGGGAGCTGGGATATCGACCCCGCGGGCTCTACCTGCTCGAGGGCGAGTCGACGAAGACCGCGAACGCGCTCGTCGCCGGGACGGTCCCGGGGTTCCGGTACGTCTTCCTCACCGACTACCTCCTCGCGGAGTGTGACGACGACGAACTGCGTGCGATCCTCGCCCACGAGTTCGGCCACGTCGCCGGCCGTCACCTCTGGCAGCGAAGCCTCCTGACGGTGGCCGTCTTCGGCGGCTGGATGGTCGGGTTCGAACCCCTCGGAATCGGCGCCCTCGAGGAGCGGTTCGGGTTCCTCGGCATCTTCCTGCCGCTGATGGCGCTGTTCGCGCTGTATCAGGTCGTCCTCCTCGGCGGCCTCGCGCGCTGGCAGGAGTTCCGGGCCGACGCCTACGCGGCCCGTCAGGCGGGCCGCGACGCGACGCTCGCGGCCCTCGAGACGCTCGCCGACGCGAACGATACCCGCCGCGACGCGGGGCTGCTCTACACCCTCGCGACGCAGCACCCGTCGATCGACGATCGGCTCGAGGCGGTTCGCGACGCCGGCGGTCGTGACGGCGACGACGGCGCGGATCGGCCGCCGGTGGCCCCGACCGAGTGA